A single region of the Salvia miltiorrhiza cultivar Shanhuang (shh) chromosome 8, IMPLAD_Smil_shh, whole genome shotgun sequence genome encodes:
- the LOC131001825 gene encoding AP2-like ethylene-responsive transcription factor ANT isoform X3, with protein sequence MGDESNNNNWLGFSLSSASPSPSPSMDHSQPCSNAVSTPVPVNFSSAFNYPGFCYDTPTFYSHLTVMPLKSDGSLCLMEAINRSQPQAPKLEDFFGGATMALSLDSMYYHSNPQSSNVLDFLNSDNHHHLQLQEYPHYSAQEMYKEADDGSMGYGELQTLSLSMSPGSQSSCVTAIPAVPDLENKKRGQDKVDQKQIVHRKSIDTFGQRTSQYRGVTRHRWTGRYEAHLWDNSCKKEGQSRKGRQVYLGGYDMEEKAARAYDLAALKYWGPSTHINFPLENYQQELEEMKNMSRQEYVAHLRRKSSGFSRGASIYRGVTSRHHQHGRWQARIGRVAGNKDLYLGTFSTQEEAAEAYDVAAIKFRGVNAVTNFDITRYDVERIMESNGLLPGEMARRPKDEAAASKESSSSTEWLYSNDAAAAGPHLSLPASKLFPCPTAPEDAAWIRPQPQVPLFSAWAADASS encoded by the exons ATGGGTGACGAAAGTAACAACAACAACTGGTTGGGATTCTCCCTCTCATCTGCAAGTCCAAGTCCAAGTCCAAGCATGGATCACTCCCAGCCCTGCTCTAACGCCGTCTCCACTCCCGTCCCCGTTAACTTCTCCTCTGCTTTCAACTATCCCGGATTCTGCTACGACACCCCTACCTTCTACTCCCATTTAACTGTCATGCCACTCAAATCCGACGGCTCCTTGTGCTTGATGGAAGCCATCAACCGCTCACAACCACAAG CTCCGAAACTGGAGGATTTCTTCGGCGGTGCAACAATGGCGCTGAGCCTGGACAGCATGTACTACCACAGCAACCCTCAAAGTAGCAACGTCCTGGATTTCTTAAACtccgacaaccaccaccaccttcAGCTCCAAGAATACCCCCATTACTCAGCTCAGGAGATGTACAAGGAGGCTGACGACGGCTCCATGGGATACGGCGAGTTGCAAACACTAAGCTTGTCGATGAGCCCCGGCTCGCAGTCCAGCTGCGTCACCGCCATTCCGGCCGTACCTGACTTGGAGAACAAGAAAAGGGGCCAAGACAAAGTCGATCAGAAGCAGATTGTTCATCGCAAATCCATTGACACCTTCGGCCAGAGGACCTCGCAGTACAGAGGTGTCACCAG ACATCGATGGACGGGGAGATATGAAGCACATTTATGGGACAATAGTTGTAAGAAAGAAGGGCAGAGCAGGAAGGGAAGGCAAG TTTACCTTG GGGGATATGATATGGAAGAAAAAGCGGCCCGGGCTTATGATTTAGCCGCACTCAAGTACTGGGGACCTTCCACCCACATCAATTTTCCG TTGGAAAATTATCAACAAGAGCTTGAAGAAATGAAGAACATGAGCAGACAGGAATATGTTGCTCATCTCCGAAGGAAAAGCAGTGGTTTCTCCAGGGGAGCTTCAATCTACAGAGGAGTCACAAG CAGACATCATCAACACGGGCGGTGGCAAGCCCGAATCGGCCGCGTGGCCGGAAACAAGGATCTGTACCTGGGCACATTCA GTACGCAAGAAGAGGCCGCGGAGGCATACGACGTGGCAGCGATCAAATTCCGAGGCGTCAACGCCGTGACCAACTTCGACATCACGCGTTACGACGTGGAGAGGATCATGGAGAGCAACGGCCTTCTTCCCGGCGAAATGGCGCGCCGCCCCAAAGATGAAGCAGCTGCCTCCAaggagagcagcagcagcaccgAGTGGCTTTACTCTAAtgatgctgctgctgctgggcCCCACTTGTCCCTGCCCGCTTCCAAGCTCTTCCCCTGCCCCACGGCGCCTGAAGATGCAGCGTGGATCAGGCCTCAGCCGCAGGTGCCCCTCTTCTCTGCCTGGGCCGCAGATGCTTCCTCCTAA
- the LOC131001825 gene encoding AP2-like ethylene-responsive transcription factor ANT isoform X1 has translation MGDESNNNNWLGFSLSSASPSPSPSMDHSQPCSNAVSTPVPVNFSSAFNYPGFCYDTPTFYSHLTVMPLKSDGSLCLMEAINRSQPQEKTAAPKLEDFFGGATMALSLDSMYYHSNPQSSNVLDFLNSDNHHHLQLQEYPHYSAQEMYKEADDGSMGYGELQTLSLSMSPGSQSSCVTAIPAVPDLENKKRGQDKVDQKQIVHRKSIDTFGQRTSQYRGVTRHRWTGRYEAHLWDNSCKKEGQSRKGRQVYLGGYDMEEKAARAYDLAALKYWGPSTHINFPLENYQQELEEMKNMSRQEYVAHLRRKSSGFSRGASIYRGVTSRHHQHGRWQARIGRVAGNKDLYLGTFSTQEEAAEAYDVAAIKFRGVNAVTNFDITRYDVERIMESNGLLPGEMARRPKDEAAASKESSSSTEWLYSNDAAAAGPHLSLPASKLFPCPTAPEDAAWIRPQPQVPLFSAWAADASS, from the exons ATGGGTGACGAAAGTAACAACAACAACTGGTTGGGATTCTCCCTCTCATCTGCAAGTCCAAGTCCAAGTCCAAGCATGGATCACTCCCAGCCCTGCTCTAACGCCGTCTCCACTCCCGTCCCCGTTAACTTCTCCTCTGCTTTCAACTATCCCGGATTCTGCTACGACACCCCTACCTTCTACTCCCATTTAACTGTCATGCCACTCAAATCCGACGGCTCCTTGTGCTTGATGGAAGCCATCAACCGCTCACAACCACAAG aaaaaactgcAGCTCCGAAACTGGAGGATTTCTTCGGCGGTGCAACAATGGCGCTGAGCCTGGACAGCATGTACTACCACAGCAACCCTCAAAGTAGCAACGTCCTGGATTTCTTAAACtccgacaaccaccaccaccttcAGCTCCAAGAATACCCCCATTACTCAGCTCAGGAGATGTACAAGGAGGCTGACGACGGCTCCATGGGATACGGCGAGTTGCAAACACTAAGCTTGTCGATGAGCCCCGGCTCGCAGTCCAGCTGCGTCACCGCCATTCCGGCCGTACCTGACTTGGAGAACAAGAAAAGGGGCCAAGACAAAGTCGATCAGAAGCAGATTGTTCATCGCAAATCCATTGACACCTTCGGCCAGAGGACCTCGCAGTACAGAGGTGTCACCAG ACATCGATGGACGGGGAGATATGAAGCACATTTATGGGACAATAGTTGTAAGAAAGAAGGGCAGAGCAGGAAGGGAAGGCAAG TTTACCTTG GGGGATATGATATGGAAGAAAAAGCGGCCCGGGCTTATGATTTAGCCGCACTCAAGTACTGGGGACCTTCCACCCACATCAATTTTCCG TTGGAAAATTATCAACAAGAGCTTGAAGAAATGAAGAACATGAGCAGACAGGAATATGTTGCTCATCTCCGAAGGAAAAGCAGTGGTTTCTCCAGGGGAGCTTCAATCTACAGAGGAGTCACAAG CAGACATCATCAACACGGGCGGTGGCAAGCCCGAATCGGCCGCGTGGCCGGAAACAAGGATCTGTACCTGGGCACATTCA GTACGCAAGAAGAGGCCGCGGAGGCATACGACGTGGCAGCGATCAAATTCCGAGGCGTCAACGCCGTGACCAACTTCGACATCACGCGTTACGACGTGGAGAGGATCATGGAGAGCAACGGCCTTCTTCCCGGCGAAATGGCGCGCCGCCCCAAAGATGAAGCAGCTGCCTCCAaggagagcagcagcagcaccgAGTGGCTTTACTCTAAtgatgctgctgctgctgggcCCCACTTGTCCCTGCCCGCTTCCAAGCTCTTCCCCTGCCCCACGGCGCCTGAAGATGCAGCGTGGATCAGGCCTCAGCCGCAGGTGCCCCTCTTCTCTGCCTGGGCCGCAGATGCTTCCTCCTAA
- the LOC131001825 gene encoding AP2-like ethylene-responsive transcription factor ANT isoform X2: protein MGDESNNNNWLGFSLSSASPSPSPSMDHSQPCSNAVSTPVPVNFSSAFNYPGFCYDTPTFYSHLTVMPLKSDGSLCLMEAINRSQPQEKTAAPKLEDFFGGATMALSLDSMYYHSNPQSSNVLDFLNSDNHHHLQLQEYPHYSAQEMYKEADDGSMGYGELQTLSLSMSPGSQSSCVTAIPAVPDLENKKRGQDKVDQKQIVHRKSIDTFGQRTSQYRGVTRHRWTGRYEAHLWDNSCKKEGQSRKGRQVYLGGYDMEEKAARAYDLAALKYWGPSTHINFPLENYQQELEEMKNMSRQEYVAHLRRKSSGFSRGASIYRGVTRHHQHGRWQARIGRVAGNKDLYLGTFSTQEEAAEAYDVAAIKFRGVNAVTNFDITRYDVERIMESNGLLPGEMARRPKDEAAASKESSSSTEWLYSNDAAAAGPHLSLPASKLFPCPTAPEDAAWIRPQPQVPLFSAWAADASS, encoded by the exons ATGGGTGACGAAAGTAACAACAACAACTGGTTGGGATTCTCCCTCTCATCTGCAAGTCCAAGTCCAAGTCCAAGCATGGATCACTCCCAGCCCTGCTCTAACGCCGTCTCCACTCCCGTCCCCGTTAACTTCTCCTCTGCTTTCAACTATCCCGGATTCTGCTACGACACCCCTACCTTCTACTCCCATTTAACTGTCATGCCACTCAAATCCGACGGCTCCTTGTGCTTGATGGAAGCCATCAACCGCTCACAACCACAAG aaaaaactgcAGCTCCGAAACTGGAGGATTTCTTCGGCGGTGCAACAATGGCGCTGAGCCTGGACAGCATGTACTACCACAGCAACCCTCAAAGTAGCAACGTCCTGGATTTCTTAAACtccgacaaccaccaccaccttcAGCTCCAAGAATACCCCCATTACTCAGCTCAGGAGATGTACAAGGAGGCTGACGACGGCTCCATGGGATACGGCGAGTTGCAAACACTAAGCTTGTCGATGAGCCCCGGCTCGCAGTCCAGCTGCGTCACCGCCATTCCGGCCGTACCTGACTTGGAGAACAAGAAAAGGGGCCAAGACAAAGTCGATCAGAAGCAGATTGTTCATCGCAAATCCATTGACACCTTCGGCCAGAGGACCTCGCAGTACAGAGGTGTCACCAG ACATCGATGGACGGGGAGATATGAAGCACATTTATGGGACAATAGTTGTAAGAAAGAAGGGCAGAGCAGGAAGGGAAGGCAAG TTTACCTTG GGGGATATGATATGGAAGAAAAAGCGGCCCGGGCTTATGATTTAGCCGCACTCAAGTACTGGGGACCTTCCACCCACATCAATTTTCCG TTGGAAAATTATCAACAAGAGCTTGAAGAAATGAAGAACATGAGCAGACAGGAATATGTTGCTCATCTCCGAAGGAAAAGCAGTGGTTTCTCCAGGGGAGCTTCAATCTACAGAGGAGTCACAAG ACATCATCAACACGGGCGGTGGCAAGCCCGAATCGGCCGCGTGGCCGGAAACAAGGATCTGTACCTGGGCACATTCA GTACGCAAGAAGAGGCCGCGGAGGCATACGACGTGGCAGCGATCAAATTCCGAGGCGTCAACGCCGTGACCAACTTCGACATCACGCGTTACGACGTGGAGAGGATCATGGAGAGCAACGGCCTTCTTCCCGGCGAAATGGCGCGCCGCCCCAAAGATGAAGCAGCTGCCTCCAaggagagcagcagcagcaccgAGTGGCTTTACTCTAAtgatgctgctgctgctgggcCCCACTTGTCCCTGCCCGCTTCCAAGCTCTTCCCCTGCCCCACGGCGCCTGAAGATGCAGCGTGGATCAGGCCTCAGCCGCAGGTGCCCCTCTTCTCTGCCTGGGCCGCAGATGCTTCCTCCTAA
- the LOC130998188 gene encoding uncharacterized protein LOC130998188, whose translation MINLDKSTVSFSPNTKQSDIDGVLEQLGIRETQGHAMYLGLPTVILKQKKIHFEYLRDRVFKKLHGWDNKFFSAGGKEVLIKSILQSIPTYAMACFRIPMGICSDIEKACCDFWWGVNDNGKNMYWASGN comes from the coding sequence ATGATTAATCTCGATAAATCCACGGTCTCTTTCAGCCCGAACACGAAGCAGAGTGATATTGATGGGGTGCTTGAACAGCTTGGCATTCGCGAAACACAGGGGCACGCCATGTACCTCGGCTTGCCCACGGTCATTCTTAAACAGAAGAAGATCCATTTTGAGTATTTGCGTGATCGGGTTTTTAAGAAACTACATGGTTGGGATAACAAATTCTTTTCAGCGGGAGGAAAAGAAGTTCTCATTAAATCGATCCTTCAATCCATCCCTACCTATGCCATGGCGTGTTTTCGAATACCGATGGGGATTTGCTCGGATATAGAAAAGGCATGCTGCGATTTCTGGTGGGGAGTGAATGATAATGGGAAAAATATGTACTGGGCTTCCGGAAACTGA